The following nucleotide sequence is from Strix uralensis isolate ZFMK-TIS-50842 chromosome 15, bStrUra1, whole genome shotgun sequence.
ttgAAATTTACCCTAATTGACccagaatatattttaatattttaacatctCTCTCTAATACAAAGGAAGATTACAGAAGTAGGAATTCATCATTAAAAAGGAATATCATTTGCACAAAGATGGGAGATATTTGGAAATCTGTCTTGACCAGGAGGATCAATGACTCACCAGTGCTTCtgatcttcctcctctttctactGGTGTGGGATTGAGGGCTAATTTAAGACAACATTGTACCAGGGGAGAGATAAAGGAAGCAGAAAGCCTTCCACTTCCTTGCAGTAATTCACCTGCTCGACATACAAGGTTGGGATCAAGGCACAAGTTTATTCTCGATCTAGTCTCTCCTTGGGACACAACGAATGGACTGGGATCTAAGTGCTGCTGAGCAACAAGGCTGAAAGTCTGGACAATCTGCAAAGGAAAACTGTTATAGTCTTCGGTGTTGTCATTGTCCGAGTCTTAAATTGGAATTTAATACTGCAGTGAtagctacaaaaaaaccccacgtagCTGGTGCTGTGGCCACTCAGCTCTTTCCTACAGTGTTTCCAGAGCTTTCCATGTGCTCTGGGCAGATCAAATATCTCAGATCACCACTGCAGCATGAGCAAAAAATTTTGATGCAACTAAGGTGGAGGAGATGTGGGATGCAAAAAATCTCACCTAACAGTAACTAGGTTATCAGCTCTCTCCCAGGGGACAATTTATGACCCCTAAGATGAGTTTGTAAGAGGGATATGATGATTTATCTTCTGAGAGGGCCTGTTTCTTTGTTATAAAGGCAGCCTAGACAACTAGATTAGATCAAGTCACCTAATATTTAAATAGCTTAACTTGAGAGAGATGAGTCCTACTTGTTGTGTAGATAGACATGTTGTATGCACACAATAAGCCTGATGTTTCTGGATCCACTGCACAGCTGTGCTAGGAGATGGGCTGCAGCTCCGAAATACCAAACCAAGCAGCACCAAATGTTGCTCTGACAATCTTCACGCACACAGCAAACCAGCTGTATTTGGGATGCACTGTGCTTAACAGACACGGACAGGGCatgtttgaaatggaaaatatgtGTGTAAAAATGCCTGCCCTGGAAGTCCACCTGCCTTATCCTCCAAGCCCACAGTTTTGTACCATGCCATAACACCATTTTCCACACCACACCAATACGTGAGGTAAGTCTCTGTGATGAACTGTTTCAAATACTTGGggtaaacatacaaaaaaaatttcctcactgGACTTTAGCTGTATATAAGTGACCTGTTTAATCAGGCTTCCTCCATATTCATCAGAGAGAAAGAAGCTAGCATCTTCAAAGAGTGAAatcccatccctccttcctgAGGATGGGATGGATCGTTTCCAGGAACTGCCTCTATCCACTGAGTACGGACAGAGCTTCAATGACTAGATCAGGCTCACACAACACTTGTACATGCTCAGTGGCAGATGGCACCAACTTTTTCACGCTCAACCCTTTCTATTGTTTTCCCTTTGAAGGCATCTTTTTCTCTATTGAGAGACCTTGAATCACCTAGGCTCCAGGATGAGATGCTGCAGCAGGGTGCCCTAATTTAGGTGGGATGAATCCAATCATAAACCATCGCAGCACAAAGAAACTTATGGTACTCTCCTGATGGCAGACACTGAACTTCTGATGCATTTGGTGGTGTAATTGCTACCCTCATAAAGGATAAAGTTTGCTGAAGGAGTACAGAAACTTATTTATTGCAATGTGGAAATGTTAGTTATTAAAAACACCTTGCAGAAGAAAATTCTACTGTCTTTTCTTTGGTCTTCTCCCCCAAACACTGTTGCTATCTCCCAGATATAACTCTGGATTCCGTCACTTCTTCCTTTACATATTGTCCCTTGTATGATTTTAATAATTCGCTTTTGTGAGAGAATGATGACTATtttctgaaaaggtaaaaaaatctcATCCTTATATGTCTAAAGAGAATCCTACAAACAAAATCTCCAGTCTAACTTACCTGTAAGCATCAGTGTCAGGGTATGCATTTAGATACACTCAGCATATGTGCCTCTGCCATCTGGTGGCAAAGCACAGTAATAGCACGTCAGAGGGGGAGAAAATTCTTGTCCTggatttatttctttgaaaattataaTCCCGCGCAAGTGAATCTTTTTTAGAAAGCTTCAGGTTTTTCAacgtttatttttaatattatcagTTATGTATATATCCATAAGTTGAAGAGCTTATATTTTATAGATTCTTGACTTTGTGATGTTTATTGTTTACTGCTGCTAGTTGTTGACAATGTATTGTGTTATACTGTACTGAACACGATACCATTGCACTATACATTAATGTGGTGACAGCGAGATATAAGACATACTCTGTTCAAATAGCTGAGCATGATTCTAGCTATAAGCTTCAGCAACAGGCTGTCCCAAGTTATTCCAAATATGGGTAAGCACGTTGATTTATCTCACCCAAATCTGCATCAGAAGTGAGTCCATCAGATCTCATCAGTCTAAGCTTCCTTCATGgtcaaaaaaaacccatttcttgGGCACTCTTCATCTTCTCTTAAAATAGATATGTTCATACCCTAGGATCCACGGATCTTTGTTGTTAACTATCAAGTTCAGATGAACAGCACAAATGAAGCTGATTACTTCTGAGACCATATACCTTATACCACAGACAGCTAAAGTGTAGAAAGCAAAAACTCACACCTTGTCCTTCAAACTGGGGGATCCAAGTGACTGAATGAATATAAACAAAGCCCCATTACTGTCATGTATCCTGAAATATTGTGTCAGGTATAGCCACACCACCCTGTTGGACTAAGCTGAGAAGGGTCTTTGACATATAATACATACTAAggtcaaaaaacccccaacccaaacCAATGAATTCTTGCTTCTTGTGGGAGGGAATTCAGCAGTTACGCAGGTTAGTGTGAAACTTGTGTTCTTCAAGTCTTAGAAACCTGTGGTGAAAGACGTGTTTCCCATTTCTGGTTTCTCCCTCATGACGGAAGGCCAATCATTGCTGCTGTTGAATTCTGCTAGAACAGAGGATTTCGACACAAGCAGAGTTGCTGGCTTTCCGAATTGGGAAATCACCCCGGTGCACATTTCAGCAGCACTTGTATGACCCAAGAAGAAGCAGCTGTGTAACTGCTTGTGAGTCTCTCTGCTGAAGACTGGGTTACTCGCCAGATTTCCCTGTAGACCTTTGATCTCCCGATGTCTATTCGTACACATAGAAGTTCCATTGTTAACCTGATGCAGGCCTTTTTggagctgctttttatttttacagtgctgGGAGTTACCAAAACTGGAATAAGACTATTCTGGGATTCCTAGACTGTAATATTCTAGTTCCACATTGTCCTGAAATGATGTTTTGCTAAATTTATGCTCAGTTTTAAATATAAACTGACTTTGTCTCTCTTATTTCAGATAGTTCAGAAAATGCCTGTAAGAAGCAGTCTAAAAACCAAGAAGCAGTCTAAAAACTAAGAGGCCTAAAGCCAGTCGCTGTGGACATTCTTCTTTTCCACACACCTAATGTTTTCAGGGCTGAAGTAGAGGAAATTTTCTTTCACCAACAATGTGGAAAGAGGAGTCACTCAGGCTCCAGAACTCCTTTCTAACCAGATTTTTGTGGTAACAGTAGGTAATATCTTAAGAAAGgatctgaaatgtttttgaacaGGTTGTAATCACTTGCCATGGCAGAGAAATGGCTGTGGTGATGGGAAGACTGCATCCATTTTTATGAGAAACAGAGGAACATCATGGAAACCAGCatagaaaagcaaagacaagacaacaggaggaaaaaagacgCTGACAAAACACCACAGCTCTTCAGATCTTTCTGATTTGTAGTTCAGGGAAAAGAATTATTCATGCCTTAAAAATTTCTGCATGTTTCTTAATAAACAGTAACAATGTTCGTGCAAGTTCTGTTGTGTAATGGTGGTTTACTCTTTCCAAGCAATGTTTGGAGGCTGCTCAACATTTCCCACACATGCAGGTCCAGTGCTCAAATGGCCGTTGCTTAGACTCTGCTATATCCTGCAGCATAATTCCTTTTCCCTTAGAATTCCATCCCAAACATCTGAGCTCTGCCCAAGCAAAACTTGTCATTCACTCACTGCATCACAAAGCTCCCTGCATAATGCTGTCACTCTGTACTCAAGAGTTTGGTCCTTCTGACTTCTCTTTGAGGGTGCAGAGAAGGATGTTTTAATTGTCATCAGAAACTGCAATTATAATTGCAAAGCTACATGaataataaaaatcttaaaaatgtctGATCTGTCCTGCAGCAGTGAAAAATCCATAGGTGGACCAAGGCAACCTAAAGTGCACAAAACAGGTAAGAATACCAATGAAAACTATGGCTCTGAAGTAACCAAGGTTAGGTAAATTCCTTAACTGGAACTAAACATCCTTTGGATTTCAGATATTGCCCTACATGTTGGATTCCAACCCTGTTCCCATGCCCTAATCTGTCATTATTCTGTAGGAAAGTAACTCCAGGTTTGCTGCAAACCCAAGTTGTCTCAGAAGACTCTGCAGCGCTTCCACAATTTCCACATGGACGCCTTCACCTCATTATTCCTCAGGGTATAAATGAGGGGGTTCATCACCGGGGAGAAGACAGTGTAGATCACACAGATGTGCTTGTCAGAGGGGAAGGTAGAAAAGGGACGGAGGTAGATGAAGATGCAGGGTACAAAGAAGAGGGTGACGACCATCACATGTGAGGCACAGGTAGAGAGGGCCTTCCAGTGCCCCTCAGTGAAGCGGACCCTGATTGTGAGCAGGATGAAGGTGTAAGACGTGACCAGCACCAGGAAGCAAACCAGGGATATTAAGCCGCTGTTGGAAGCCATGAGCCACGCCGTGACATAGATGTCCGTGCAGGCAAGCCGAATGACAGGAGGCACGTCACAGAAGTAGTTGTCGATTGTGTTAGGGCCACAGAAGGGGAGCTGGATTGTGAGCAGTGTCTGGACAATGGAGTGGAGGAAGCCCCCCGCCCAGCAAGCAGAGACCAAGAGCCAGCACACTTGCCGGCTCATGATGGCTGTGTAGTGCAGGGGCTTGCAGATGGCAGTGTAGCGGTCATATGCCATCACAGTCAGGAGGAACATCTCCGATGCCCCAACAAAGTGCAGAAAAAACAGCTGGGCTATACAGTCTTCAAACGCAATGGCCTTCCTCTGGGAGAGCAGGTCCACCAGCATCCTGGGAGAGGTGACAGAGGTCCAGCAGATATCTATGAAGGACAAATTGCAGAGGAGAAAGTATATGGGTGAGGACAGCTTGGGGTCAGTCCTGACTGTTACAATGATGAGAAGGTTCCCCAGCAGAACCATGGCATAGGCCAGGAAGAAGAAGGTGAAGAAGAGGACTTGCAACTCCTTTGTCTCAGAAAGCCCCAGGAGGATGAATTCAGTCACCCGGGAGAAGTTTCCCAGTGCCATCCCTTCAGCTCAGGCTGTCATGGCACAGCTGTGGGGGTGAAGTCATGGGCTGGCCAGGAAGAGAAGGGGATGTGCTACAGCTCCAAGGTTCATGGATCATGAGAGCAGGATGCATTTACTGCTGTTCTGCCTGCTACAGAAAACACAGTGTCACATCATAAATTATGGTGAGCAGTGTTCACAAAGGGCACTGcccacctctctcctcctgccttcctgccaGGGAAGGCATCTCGTCTGCCAACAACCTGATTCCTTCCCACTCCCTTTTCAGGTTTCTGGTCCCTCCACACTGACCCTTGCCCCTGAACTCCCTCTGACCACTATTTTTCTGCATTGTAGTTGGTGTGACAAAGTGTGTGCTCCCATTCTGTCAGGGAGGAATCAAATCCTACTCCCACAGGACAAGAGCCACAAATGCTGGAAAAATGCTACACTGTCCTTTTACCTGATGGAAGTTTAAAGTGCCGTGATGGAAGCAAATGCTGAAGCATCATGTCTACAATATATGGTTCAACCATGGGCTGTTCCATGTTCTACTCCTGATTACATTCCTCTGAATTGGCAAAAGGGCTCTCCAGTTGGCTTGTCCACTCTGAAACTAGAAATACATGCACAGAAACCAGATCTGGGAGGTTCTTCACCAGTATTCCTCTCCATTGAGCTAGCAGCTGTTTAGTAGCTTGAGTGCTCTCTTAGGCCTGCTGTTAACAGAACATGCTCTCCTGaagaaactgtgttttctaaCACAGCAGAAGCTGCAAAACTCTGCACAGTTTCTCTACCTCTTTGTTGCTCCAAGTAATTTTTGAAGTTCTTCAGTGGACAAATACATTTACTTTTTGTGGAGGTTAAAACGGGACTGGCAGAggaatgttttttttcatttacaatcATACCAGGAAATTCTTTAGCTGCTCATTTCTGCCTAAGAGTTTATAAGTCAGCAAGCTGGAGATTACTACTAAGAAAGCAGTGTCTGTTTTTCATATATGCCTCTTGCCTTTTGCTCATACCTGAACACTTTCCTCAGGCCCTGCTCTGTTCTCTACCACTTTCTGGTAGTTCACaaagactgtttttctttcatatcaaTCAGGTTTGTTTCATGCATAATTTGGAATCTATGTCTGCAAATCACAGCACTAGTTTAGAAACGATGccactttttcctctctgcctctcccaaGGGCTTGGTACTCTTCCAGAGCTAACACAGCTGCAGAGAGGGTGAACTGTGTGTAACCATCCCTGACGTTGTACTAGACAGAGACCTGCAGAACAGGCATCACAGTTTGAACATAACAGCTCTGGCTCCCTGTATAGACAATGAAGAGGAAATAAACACCTTAAAGACATGACTCAGTTCACGTTGTTTAGATCATTACACTACAGCGAGATGACTTATACCACAGAATATAGTACATCTGTCCTTGAGAATAAAGGGAGAGCAGACACCTGCCCCGTGCTAGATGTCTACAACGCAATCAACATTAAATGAAGCTGCCTTGAAGGATCCAAATGACCAAAATGTCACAGTAGTAGTTaaatttttctgtatatttttcaacAGATTACCAAGCATTTCTCTCTGCCTTTCACATAAACAAACACAACCACACACATATGCTTTAATATGCCATGGCTGTTACGAAGAACAccagcaaaggagaggaaaaaatgattaCTACTGTACCCAGTTACTAAATGTTGATACAACATGAACTTTGAAGCCTGAACTCCACAGCATTTgttgtctgaaaatattttaaatcattcacTCCAAATCTGTTTCAAGTTATTAATCCAACAGGTCAGGCCATTGTTccactcttcttcctcctgcttgtaATTGCCATATCCTTGCTCTTGTTTAAGTTTCTTGTTGCATAGAGATTTGTTTCAGGAGGTtttcaagtgatttttctttttctggcaggTAACGGGCAAATTTTACTGTGATGGTATCAATGTCCCATTTTCCATCTATTATTTAGAAGGAAGATCCAATGAGGCAACACCTCCAAGGCTTTCAGAACTGACCTCTGTGTTTCCCGTATCTTCCTTCTCCCTAAAGTCATCCCATCCCAGCGCAACATATAAATACTCCTGTAACATACTGGGTATTAAACATAAGCAAAAGATAGTTTTCCACTAGTGGAGTAGGACCTGTGAGAGCTGTGTCATTACCAAACCCCAAGCAGCTACCCAAGGGCCTTATTAAACAGTTTTGGTGGCCGGGTCCCTTGGTGTGCAGCAGCACACCAATTTACTCAATGACCTTCTGTGCATGGAGTCCTGAAGGTTGAGAAAGACACCACGCACTTCTAAACTCTCAGAAGCCCTTTGTATGAAAAAACAAGTCTCtagtaataaaaacataaatctaGGGCTGTACTACCAATCCCTGTATTGAGACAGTGTTGGGCACCGGGAAATGTTGAGATCAGAGAAGATGCAGAGGACAGGTAGTGTTATGGGAAACTGCAGTCACTCAGGGAAAGACTGGATCAATGCTTCATCAGGATGCGATATAAACATAAACTAATATGAATGCTCATTCCCCAAGACGATGGAAGGTCCGGACAGACCAAAGATATCAGTGGTGATGTGCTACTGAAAGCTATGGCTCAAGTTCAAATCAGCTTGAACTGACTGTTCCGCCCCTGATGTTAATTGATAAGAGATccccctgtctttatctcagcccacaagcttttttatctcattttctccccctgccccattaAGGAGTGTGGGTGAGAGAGGGGCTGGGTGGGTGTCCATCAGCTAGCCAAGGTAAACCAAACACATGGCATGAACTTTAAAGACTGGAAACTAGTCTCTGAAAACATGCAAtgtagaaaaagaagaaatgtgattaCCGAATTTTATGGCCATGTCTGCTCTATCTTCAGGAGGTGAAAGGAGTAGCCTCTTAGAGTGAGGAAGGACCTGAAAATCTAGAACGGAAATCTTTGTGACTACACCCCTGTTTTTACATCCTAACAGTAGGGAAGATAAAcccttcctcttctgttattcATTGCTAACTCTTTCTCTTCCTATTCTGTCTGGAAATATGGAGAAATTATAAAAATGATTTGTCCAAGTAGTGATGTTTTACTTCTAATTTTACTACCATTGTAAAGTAATGAGGACTTATTGCT
It contains:
- the LOC141950134 gene encoding olfactory receptor 4E2-like; protein product: MALGNFSRVTEFILLGLSETKELQVLFFTFFFLAYAMVLLGNLLIIVTVRTDPKLSSPIYFLLCNLSFIDICWTSVTSPRMLVDLLSQRKAIAFEDCIAQLFFLHFVGASEMFLLTVMAYDRYTAICKPLHYTAIMSRQVCWLLVSACWAGGFLHSIVQTLLTIQLPFCGPNTIDNYFCDVPPVIRLACTDIYVTAWLMASNSGLISLVCFLVLVTSYTFILLTIRVRFTEGHWKALSTCASHVMVVTLFFVPCIFIYLRPFSTFPSDKHICVIYTVFSPVMNPLIYTLRNNEVKASMWKLWKRCRVF